TGAACACAGTAATTTTGTTTGGaatttacaaccacaaacaatgGAGTAGTATAAATATCTGAACTCTGAattctttataaataatttttttgcctCTGGATTGTCacatttctatatatttttttgtaatgagTATATTAGGACACatgaatgatttattaaaacatagataaaagcacatatttaatcagaaaaatcCCATCATAAACAGATAGACCAACTGTGTTGAGATCTAGCATCATTTAATTCATATTTGTGTCCTTTCCAGATAAACAAAGCATTCATTGTAAGATGTGCGATTGACGAATCTAATAAAGAACTGATTgcaaagtttgttttcaaatagcATCATTTGAAGAGAAATATGGAGAACAAATAGATCAACTGTCTTGAGCTCCAgtatcattttattattatttgtctcctttccagataaataaagcattcaTTGTAAGATCCCAAATAGCACAATATGAGTGAAACAACATTGAAACTGTCAGGCAGAGACACTGAATCTATGTTAAAGCCTGGCATTGAAACGGAATTGAAAGAGGTCGGTGACTTGCATGTTGAATCATTGTTAGTTTTTCAACCATAACTGACATTATATAAGTGTGGACTCAACCATCATCTGTATGTCAATTTGAGTgaatatttgtttggttttacatTGAATCAATGTTGATTCAAGCATCATTTGAACGTGGATCTGCATGCAGATCTGTGTTGATTTTATATTGAGTCAGTCAGGAATCAATGTTGATTCAACCATCATTTGAACATGGATCTGCATCCACATTTGAGTTGATTTTATATTGAGTGAAAGCTAAGgatttatgtacatttttggtCTGATAGGTCTACATCATAACATACCACTAAAGGTTACTGCCAGATGATGGGTATTATAGGTATATGCCGTTCAAAATTATCTTACATtaacatatttccaaaaatgtgtgtacaaaatgttgaaaatgacaACATGGCATtgatataacattttatttaaaaaaagagggatAGATCTTTAAACACATTTGACTCCTTTTTTACTGTCAAAACAACAGTCTATTGTCCATGGAAGAACAACATCCATGAGGTTGAGCTTTGTACTGTATGAACCAGGAAAACAGTACAAGTTTGACTCTGGTTGGCGTCACTTTGGTTCCTTGCCATGCCTTCCTCCCGTTCTGGTGTGTAATGAAGCCACTTCTTGACAGTTTCACTACAGTCCGTGACAGTCAGCTCTAGGTCAAACtgctgagcagcagctgaaaaacacaaaaataagagTGAGAAAGGCATGGGTTGATAAGatgataaacatttgaaaagttctgaaagacactgaaatattaaattgtgTACTGGTTATAGGTCtgagaacaaacacaaagcatagTACCCCATGTTCACTCACCGTTAAATTAATAAGGACAAGCTAATGAATATTCATTAATCTTTATCTTAATGTTAGTTGAAATATACAATTACATTTACCTATCAAGCTGCAGCATAGTGTAGCATTAATGATGATGCACTCATGTTAAAATGCaggaatcaatatttaaaataaaggccTGTTTGTCAGAAAACCTAAAGATAAAACTCAGGGAGGATCAGGGTTGATTTAGCACATCAGAGACAGAAATATAGAGCAAAAGGTGATTTGTACTATagttggaaaaattatttacaatttatacAGGATAAACTTCCATCCGTCAAATAAATGGTTCTTCCATTaaccacaaacatttccaaataagttgatgattaaattaattcaaaaatgtCCATAAGCTGATAAAGATCCCGCACAAGTAGAAATAGTCCGATTCAGTTTGGCCAGCTACCAAGCAAGAATCAACAGACTGAATCAGTCATTAGCAGATTTAgatcagttttcttcttcttcttgaaatTTTTTGGGTGAAAAGTGGGGAAAGTTTGGGGGGGGATGTAAGGGGAGATGAAGAGGAGTTGAGGAGGGGTGCAACCAGCAGCATACTTGGATTCAAAATTGATTAGACGCTGGTCCCCAAGGCAAGCTGACCTGCATGTTTTCAATTCAGCAAAACCCTGTCAATCAGCCATCAATTAAAATCATGTATGCTGAATTAGGGgaaaatctaaaacttgcaAGGCAGTGTGCCCTGAGGACTAGTGTTGAAAAACACTGGATTATACATTGGCATTTCAATCAATAGAGTTTGACCAGAAAACAACATTGATTCAATGACATAATTTCAACATTAGTTAATTGGCTAGAATTGGATGATTGCTTGATGGTTGATCCACCGTCAATTGTCGACATCAaccaaaaatcaacaaatctgaCTTTAGTTCAACATTGAATTACCATTGTGTGCTATCTAGGATGTATGGTTGATGAATCTAATAAAGAACtgatttcaaaggtttttttttcaaatagcatcatttgtagaaaaatatggAGTTAAACCTGTTTTTCAGTGTGTCAACATCAACTGCTTTAAAATACATGTACTTcacaaaattatgcaaaaaattctgtcatgtttgtaataaaacaatgcataaagatttaagtgtttttaaatacttccaaattttaaaatgaagttttttaTAGACTAAAATTATAATCTCAGTCAATTAATGGATCGTATAAGACCCTTATACGGACATGTATTGCAAATTAGCGATGGCTATCATAATGTTTAAACATATTAATTGTTTCTATTTGtccatattaaataaataaatcgattTGCCTGGAATGGTTTCCAAGCATCCACGCTGTTCACATATTAAATGCACGTGTAAGtcaatatttgaaaattagTGTGACGTTACTAGAAAACCGAccacataaaaaggaaaattggAGCTCTCTCGCCATCTGGTGACAGTGAACACCTACTACGACGTCCTTCAGTCGGCGCTATCTTGTGAGGGCAGCGACAGCTGAGGACACTTGATTCAACATGGCAATCAGGTGGGGAATCTGCAGCGCAGGGAGGATCAGTCATGACTTCACTGTGGCTCTGAAATCTCGTCCTGCAGAAGACCATCAGGTGGGTTTGTCAAGCTGCAGTGAAAATCACACAGTCTTTCAGCGCCTTTAGGTGCAAAGTGTTATGTCTGGACTTCTTGGCagttgttctgaaaaaaaaaaaaaatcagtttttgctttCGAGCAGAACTGACGAGCTTAAAATTTGCATACAGTAGATGTTAGCGAGTTGTAAGTTGCAAATTACAGGCCGTGGTCCACATTTATTTAGACCAACAGTAGCAGCTATTACCCTTTCACAGTAAAGTATGCAATATAGGGGCATCTAGATATTTCTccattatttatatatatattttttttaaatagccaCTTCAAAAtttatcttgcagaaaaaaGTCGTTTGAGGGTTTCCTCAAGGaacggtgtcctgcagtttttagatatgccacaggtacaaaacactggcatGAAATTGCTTAATTACATCCTCCTTGTGTAGAGCAGTTCTCCAgtgccttgctaatgacctaattattctattcaggtgtgttgcagcagaggcacatctaaaagttgcaggacaccagcccttgaggactggagtttcaCACTCTTGCTGTAAAAGAAATGTGCAGTGCATCCACTGCATATTTATGCCCTATGTTGTGTTAATAATATagacattttcaataaaatagcTCAATATTTATTGTAACATGATAAATTGTGACAGAGGTCAAGTATGCTGTTGCAATATGCTGTAAAAGtaacaaagaacattttgttagaaaatattgtCCGTCAtgtcaaaatgtcagatttcaaTGGCACTTAATACTTTTACAATGTGTACTGAGATCCTCAGGAAGATGGTTGTATTTACAGGTTGTGGCTGTTGCAGCTCGTAAATTGGAGGATGCTCAGGAATTTTCCAGAACACACAATATCTCTAAGGCTTATGGCAGCTACGAGGAGCTGGCCAGAGATCCAGACATAGGTCAGTGTCCATCTGCCagacgttttttattttttatttcaaaactttaaaatacctCCTGCTctatattaaatgttttctttcagccagttgttttaattttctcttaataTTTCATACtgttatttctgaaaaaagatTGAAGAGTATTGGTCAGAGTTGTGTTTGACCTGTGTGCAGATGTTGTGTATGTTGGAGTCATCCACCCGTACCATCTGAAGGCCTGTAAACTTTTCACAAATTCTAAAAAGAATGTTCTGTGTGAGAAGCCGCTGGCCATGAACATCAGGGAAGTGAGAGAGATTCTGGACTCCGCCAAAAAGAATGACGTCTTCCTCATGGAGGTAGCaaaccaggaagaaaaaaaatgttctctgtATACAGTTAACTTTTGAAGGTCTTCACGTGTGTAATGGTAAATGGTTTAAAACATGTGTTCTCTCCAGGCTGTGTGGACTCGTTTCTTCCAGGCCTGTGTGGAGATCAGAAGGCTTTTGGCTCAGGAGTACATAGGGGAGGTGAAGATGGTCCGTGCAGACTATGGTGTGCCGTTGTTGCACGTACCAAGTTCGGTTCAGAAGGAACTCGGTGGAGCAATACTAGATCTTGGTATCTATTGCCTCCAATTCATAAATGTGGTGTACAATGGAGAGAAGCCAGAGAGTATCCAAGCCAGCGGAGTCTGCCTGGACAATGGTAAGGAGTTAGCGAGATGAGGCATTCATGCAACCTCAGAGGCTGTGCCAATTCAGTGACATTATGTGAGATACTACTTTACATTCAAGTGTGTTGTATATTCTCATCCTTGTAGGAGTGGAGGAGACTGTGACTGTCATTCTCAAGTATTCTAAAAACAGAATGGCAACGTTCACCTGCTCTGCTGTGGTTAAACTGCCCAATGATGCCGTTATTGTTGGGACAGAAGGCAAAATCCAGGTAGGTTACCAAGGATGGCTACTCAACAATTCAAAAAGACCATTAAAGGTTTTATGTAAAGGAAATTTGAAGTGTCTTCAAACACTGGCTTGACATTAATCCAATGCACATGCTTCAGGTCCTTTCACCTATGTGGTGCCCCACATCACTGCTTGTTGTTAGGAAGGAGACCCAGAGTCCGGAACCTGAATCCTTCTATCCTCTCAACTTTACCAACAGCCCAGGGAGGCGTTATGAAGCAGAGGAGGTCCGCTACTGTTTGCTCAAGGGTAATGAGATGTCTGCATTTTGCACTCTGTAAGTCTGGTACCACTAGCTGCAGAACCTCTAATATTCCAGAACCCCCTGCCCTCCAGCACCATCACAGAAGATAATGTTGTGCTTGAAGCTACAATTTCTGtgtaatcaaaacaaacaaaactgaagaattGTGATTTGTGGGAATGGCTTCTGttaaaatagtttcataaaCGCAAGCAGACAAGATTTAGCAAAGTTAAATCAGTGGTTGATATACAAACACCCTGCATATCGTACATAAATAGAAGCATAATTTATAAAGgaaatacttaatattttgcAAGGGTTTGGAAGATCTACCAGTCAATTATTgatcagcatttttaaaaataaagtggagCATGTTTCACCACTTCAccttgtaaaagttttttttatgtctaattAAATATGAAGTGTTCTGAAATATACATAGAGCCTAAGGCCTTTTACTTGGGTAGCTAACAATTGTTGCAACCCAGCCAGCTTTTGGCGATATTGTGAATTCTTACTATTTGAGGAGTTTGTGACCCAAACTGTTAACAAATGGCTAAAGTCCACAAATTCCTGGGCTCCCCTCCAAAAGCAAGTATAACTGCCAATTGTAATAGTTCTAACACCAATTCAGTGACGTGAGGCAGAGACTCACCTGTCATCATGGAAAAATGATAATgctaaaatcatttatttctattttcaccCTGTTTAATGCAGCATTTCCCAAACCTGGttctcaaggcacactgtcctgttttagatgtttccctgctttagTGTGCCTggttcaactgattgcagttcaacaaatgtCTGTTAatagtgtgccttgaggaccagggttgggaaaaaCTGGTTTAATAAAGTAcccatttttcatttagcttaaccacTTCTGATTGGATTTTCCCATTGAAATGCTCAGAAGCGAAGCCGGTGAGGCAGTAGCAGccagctgagcctcacctgggattgcGCAACCTCTCACAAACTGCGCTGGCTGCTGTTCTGTGGGagcatgctcctcctgtctgtatgtcgccaataaaatggctataaaacatttaatatatgaacTAATTTTGCATATGTATATAATatagagttttttttgtcacaaattgtattttgtgtgcTGAGGCACTATCATGAACAGATTTGAGTTGAGGGTGTATgtgtgaaaaaaggaaaaataggCGGTATTGACAGTTTTACAAGAACATAACTAAAAAGGAAAACGATTAAAATCTTGCATCTAAAACTGCATAAACCCCTTCCATCTCTGAACTTCTGTGGAGCATTTGTCTGTAGCAGCTGACTCATCAGTATGTTTCTCTTTGCAGGGCTGAAGGAGAGTCCAATCATACCCCTTGCTTACACTCTGCTGCTGGCTGAAATGGAGGATGAGATTCGGCGGCAGGTGGGAGTGGTGTACAGCGAGGACTGCCAGTAAAAGTTTGACTTATTTATGCTGTGATTTAAATTCAACCAGTTTACAATGGAGACTTACTATTTATTTCCTGACAATCGTTTTGGAGCAACGTGGCAACCAGGTGGGGAATCTGCAGCGTGGGGAAGATCAGTCATGACTTTACTGTGGCTCTGAAAACTCTTCCTGCAGAAGACCATCAGGTTAGTGTGAGAGCTGCAACAGATACAAATCCCATGTGTGATTTAGATGAAACGTATGTGTCATAGCAACATTCTTCAAGGTACTTAACTGCCTCCTAGTACTTTTTGTAAGAAGAATGTTTTATAAACTAAGCATGTATGATGTTGAGCTGCGTCTAGATGAAGCAGACGCTCGTCggattttgtaaaagtttccaTTTTCATTGGCTGCCAAACGTTCTACCTTACACCACAGAATAGGACACATGAGGTTATTTCTGGAAAAATGATTCTGGGAGTAACAGAGAACTGGAATTAAACAGTCTCATTCATGCATTTTTATCAGTTGggtaaatgtcacttttttcaaCTACAAAACAAAGTGAGTTTATATGAACgatgccctctgctggatgacAAGTGAGAGTGCCAAAAAGATGTAAGGCCTAACAGATTACTtgtgcaggatttttttttttttttttttaatcaaatggaATGGCTGTCTTTAAATAACAATTTAGCTTTAAAGTATTTAGAATTGTTTTATATCATCTGTGACTTTGCAGGTTGTGGCTGTTGCAGCTCGTAAATTGGAGGACGCTCAGGAATTTtccacaaaacacaacatctctAAGGCTTATGGCAGCTATGAGGAGCTGGCCAGAGATCCAGACATAGGTCGGTGTCCATCTGTCAGaggtttttcagtttattttgaaactttacTATACCTCCTGctctaaattaaatgttttcttttagccagttgttttaattttctcttaataTTGCATACTGTTATTTCTGAAAAAGATTGAAGAGCATCAGTCAGAGTTGTGTTTGACCTGTGTGCAGATGTTGTGTATGTTGGAGTCATCCACCCGTACCATCTGAAGGCCTGTAAACTTTTCACAAATGCTAAAAAGAATGTTCTGTGTGAGAAGCCGCTGGCCATGAACACCAAGGAAGTGAGAGAGATTCTGGACTCTGCCAAAAAGAATGACGTCTTCCTCATGGAGGTAAGTGAAGCAGACCAAGAAggaataaataatttctctgtATACAGTTTACTATGACACACTTGAAGACCTTCAAAAGTTGACCAGTTTAAAACATGTGTTCTCTCAGGCTGTGTGGACCCGTTTTTTCCCGGTCTCTGTGGAGATCAGAAAGCTGCTGGCTCAGGAGTACATAGGGGAGGTGAAGATGGTCCGTGCGGACTTTGGTGTGCCGCTGTTGCATGTGCCAAGATTGGTTCAGAAGGAACTCGGTGGAGGAGCATTACTAGATCTTGGTATCTATTGCCTCCAATTCATAAATATGGTGTACAAAGGAGAGAAGCCGGAGAGTATCCAAGCCAGCGGAGTCTGCCTGGAGACGGGTAAGGAGTTAACGAGATGAGGCATTCATGCAACCTCAGTGAGATACTACTTTACATTCAAGTGAGTTAAGATTTTTATAATTGTGTACAGATTCCTCCTGGGATGAATATTGAAAagtggcttttttatttttattttattttttattttgtcttgacaCACACTCAACTAttgaaatcagaaaatgtttacttAATTGTCTCTGATTTGTTTAGTCAAATTCTAAAATGCGTTTCCCCCTGGCCCTggttaaatgtttcaaaagaaGAATCAAACTACTATTTTTGGTAGgaatttggttttttttttaaaggggaagAGTACTTTGTTACAGTAAATAATTCCCTACTGTAGTTGTATATCTTTACAACTTTATCTGCTCTGAAATGCCAGAAAACTAACAATGTAAATTATCcatcacaaatttaaaaagtgcatcaGGGTATATTTTCATAGCTTACAAATCTGATGTAAGAGAAATGTAATCTAATTAGAATGTTCCCAATGCTATTTTCACCTCCTGATAGACCTTGTAGAAACTGTAAATTGGCTTTCAActctttattttcagcttttgcgGCTGTATTTTGAGTTTTAGCATCTTTTCTCTACACTGTTGTATATTCTCATCCTTGTAGGAGTGGATGAGACTGTGACTGTCATCCTCAAGTATTCTAAAAACAGAATGGCGATGTTTACCTGCTCTACTAGGGTCCAGCTTCCCAATGATGCCGTTATTGGTGGGACTGAAGGCACAATCCAGGTAAGTTATCAAGGATGGCATGGCAACAAAAAACCATTGAGTATGTTTAGTAGTTTGAGGGTTTTATGTCGACGAAATTTGAAGTGTCTTCAAACACTGGTTTGACATTAATCTGACGTACATGCTCCAGGTCCTTTCACCTATGTGGTGCCCCACATCACTGTTTGTTAATGGGAAGGAGACCCAGTATCCGGTACCTGAACCCTCCTTGCCTCTCAACTTTACCAACAGCACAGGGATGTGTTACGAAGCAGAGGAGGTCCGCCAATGTCTGCTCAAGGGTAATGAGGCATCATCATTTTGCACTCTGTAGGTCTGGTACCATTAGCTGCATGTCTAAAATCCACTAATTCCTGCTCCCCTCCAAAAGC
This genomic interval from Gambusia affinis linkage group LG02, SWU_Gaff_1.0, whole genome shotgun sequence contains the following:
- the LOC122819690 gene encoding uncharacterized protein LOC122819690 isoform X1 is translated as MAIRWGICSAGRISHDFTVALKSRPAEDHQVVAVAARKLEDAQEFSRTHNISKAYGSYEELARDPDIDVVYVGVIHPYHLKACKLFTNSKKNVLCEKPLAMNIREVREILDSAKKNDVFLMEAVWTRFFQACVEIRRLLAQEYIGEVKMVRADYGVPLLHVPSSVQKELGGAILDLGIYCLQFINVVYNGEKPESIQASGVCLDNGVEETVTVILKYSKNRMATFTCSAVVKLPNDAVIVGTEGKIQVLSPMWCPTSLLVVRKETQSPEPESFYPLNFTNSPGRRYEAEEVRYCLLKGLKESPIIPLAYTLLLAEMEDEIRRQVGVVYSEDCQSNVATRWGICSVGKISHDFTVALKTLPAEDHQVVAVAARKLEDAQEFSTKHNISKAYGSYEELARDPDIDVVYVGVIHPYHLKACKLFTNAKKNVLCEKPLAMNTKEVREILDSAKKNDVFLMEAVWTRFFPVSVEIRKLLAQEYIGEVKMVRADFGVPLLHVPRLVQKELGGGALLDLGIYCLQFINMVYKGEKPESIQASGVCLETGVDETVTVILKYSKNRMAMFTCSTRVQLPNDAVIGGTEGTIQVLSPMWCPTSLFVNGKETQYPVPEPSLPLNFTNSTGMCYEAEEVRQCLLKGLKESPVMPHADSLLLAEMEDEIRRQVGVVYSQDCQ
- the LOC122819690 gene encoding trans-1,2-dihydrobenzene-1,2-diol dehydrogenase-like isoform X2; its protein translation is MAIRWGICSAGRISHDFTVALKSRPAEDHQVVAVAARKLEDAQEFSRTHNISKAYGSYEELARDPDIDVVYVGVIHPYHLKACKLFTNSKKNVLCEKPLAMNIREVREILDSAKKNDVFLMEAVWTRFFQACVEIRRLLAQEYIGEVKMVRADYGVPLLHVPSSVQKELGGAILDLGIYCLQFINVVYNGEKPESIQASGVCLDNGVEETVTVILKYSKNRMATFTCSAVVKLPNDAVIVGTEGKIQVLSPMWCPTSLLVVRKETQSPEPESFYPLNFTNSPGRRYEAEEVRYCLLKGLKESPIIPLAYTLLLAEMEDEIRRQVGVVYSEDCHNVATRWGICSVGKISHDFTVALKTLPAEDHQVVAVAARKLEDAQEFSTKHNISKAYGSYEELARDPDIDVVYVGVIHPYHLKACKLFTNAKKNVLCEKPLAMNTKEVREILDSAKKNDVFLMEAVWTRFFPVSVEIRKLLAQEYIGEVKMVRADFGVPLLHVPRLVQKELGGGALLDLGIYCLQFINMVYKGEKPESIQASGVCLETGVDETVTVILKYSKNRMAMFTCSTRVQLPNDAVIGGTEGTIQVLSPMWCPTSLFVNGKETQYPVPEPSLPLNFTNSTGMCYEAEEVRQCLLKGLKESPVMPHADSLLLAEMEDEIRRQVGVVYSQDCQ